ATTTCGAGATGACCGGTCCGGTGGACACAACGACAAGCAAGTAGACCGAACCGTTCTACAGCCTCCTCTATGATCTTGTTCCCTTCAGCCTCGGCTAAAGGCTTGTAAGCCTGGTAATCGAGAGCACTAACCGACTCCCCTTCATTGTTATTTCGCACCCGACCCTCGAACTCCACGAATGCTCCACCAGCTGGGTGGATCAATTCAGCTGACAGCGTATGTACGTCGATAGATTCGTCGGTGATATTGAACATTGCTGCCTTTTATCTCAAAGCTAGCTCACTTTGCAGCAAGCCTAATTGGAAAGTATTGGAAAATAGGAAAATTTGTGTCTCCATGATCCGACCATCCCAGCTTCTGCTTTCATGTCACGTAACTCACCCTGGCAGTTCCTTAAATCAAAACGCACTTTCTATTTTATCGCTGCAGTCGGTTTTCTATTTAAATACTGGCTAGTACTCGGTGATGAAATTGAACCTTTCTATCGTCCCCTTGATGACCTTAACTTCGTCCTGCTTGGAAAATCCTGGTATTGGTGGGCTGAATACAGCCATTGGTCATTTCACAGACCTCCTGTATGGCCACTAGTTCTTGGGATTATTAACGTATCGGAAATCCCTCTGAGAATCTTTCAAGAGCTATTCCTGTGTTGGGCCACCTATTTCATGATCAATCGTTTCACCAAGAATGGATTAAATCCATTGGTGGGAGGGGTGTGTTTTACGATTATAATTCTCCACCCGGGCTTTCTTCTACTCGCCAATCGAACCCTTAGAGAATGTTTCTATGTATCATTACTCTTTGTTCTGGTAGCCCAACTTATTCCTCTGGCGACCCGGAGACTGCTGGATGTTCGTTGGCGGCAATTGTTGCCGGCTGGCATCACATCAGCTCTTTTATGGCAGACCCGGGAAGAATCTGCAATCATCGCATCGATGCTCGTAGGCTTCGTATTCATATTTTGGATCCTTAAGCAAGAATTGCCTAAATTCAAAATCCTCAGGCGACAACTAGGATGGATATTCTTAGGCCTCGCCGGTCCGATCATTATAAGCAGCCTGGCCATTCGGACGGCGAACTACGCCAGACATGGATTGTTTATCCCGCACGAATACGCGGGTATTTCCTGGCAAGTTACTCTGAAGCGGTTGATGCAAATTAAGCCGGAGAATCCAGAGCCCTGGGTCTCCGTAGAACAGGAAAGCCTGGAGAAGGCATTCACTGTGAGCCCTACTTTGGCTTCCATTCGAGAACCATTGACTAACAAATTTGGTCCGGCCTGGGCCAAAGCTACCCTAGGCATGACGAA
This genomic stretch from Opitutia bacterium ISCC 52 harbors:
- a CDS encoding molybdenum cofactor biosynthesis protein MoaE, whose amino-acid sequence is MFNITDESIDVHTLSAELIHPAGGAFVEFEGRVRNNNEGESVSALDYQAYKPLAEAEGNKIIEEAVERFGLLACRCVHRTGHLEIGGIAVWVGVISGHRAEAFEGCRYVIDEVKKRVPIWKKEQLESGESHWVACHDEGAAGQT